The following nucleotide sequence is from Allocatelliglobosispora scoriae.
GGCATCCCGCAGCCCGACAAGCGCGTCGACAACTACCCGCACGAGTTCTCCGGCGGCATGCGCCAGCGGGCGATGATCGCGATGTCGCTCGTCAACAACCCGCAGCTGCTCATCGCCGACGAGCCCACCACGGCGCTCGACGTCACGGTGCAGGCGCAGATCCTCGACCTGATCCGCGACCTCCAGCAGGAGTTCGGCTCGGCGGTCATCGTCATCACCCACGACCTGGGCGTCGTCGCCGAACTCGCCGACGACATCCTCGTCATGTACGGCGGCCGGGCCATCGAGTACGGCACCGCCGTCGACGTGTTCGAGGCACCGCAGCACCCCTACACCTGGGGGCTGCTCGGATCGATGCCGCGGCTGGACCGGGAGCTCCGCGAGCGGCTCACGCCGATCAAGGGCACCCCGCCGAGCCTGATCAACCTGCCGAGCGGGTGTGCGTTCTCGCCGCGGTGTCCGTACACCCGGGATGACTGCACCACGATCTCGCCGCTGCTGCCCACCCAGGGCGCGCACCGCGTCGCCTGCCACCTGCCCACGGCCCAGCGGGCGGCGATCTTCGCCGACTCCGTCGCGCCGGCGCTGTAGCCCGAGAGGAACGACGATGACCGAGAACCTCCTCGAGGTCACGGGCGTGCGCAAGCACTTCCCGATCAAGAAGGGCCTCTTCGGCGGCAGCAAGGGCGCCGTTCGCGCGGTCGACGGGCTGGACTTCACCGTCCGGCGCGGCGAGACGCTGGGGCTCGTCGGCGAGTCGGGCTGCGGCAAGTCGACCACCGGCCGGCTGCTCACCCGCATCCTGGAGCCGACCGACGGCAGGATCGTGTTCGACGGCCGGGACGTGTCGCACGCCTCGAACGGCCAGCTCCGGCCCTTCCGGCGCGACGTGCAGATGATCTTCCAGGATCCCTACTCGTCGCTGAACCCGCGGCACACGGTCGGTGCGATCATCTCGGCGCCTCTGCGGATCCAGGGGACGACCAAGAGCGGCCAGGAGACCAAGCGCGAGGTCCAGCGGCTGCTGGAGATCGTCGGGCTCAACCCCGAGCACGTCAACCGCTACCCGCACGAGTTCTCCGGCGGGCAGCGGCAGCGCATCGGCATCGCGCGGGCGCTGGCGCTGCGGCCGAAGCTGATCGTCTGCGACGAGCCGGTCTCCGCGCTCGACGTGTCGATCCAGGCCCAGGTCGTCAACCTGCTCGACGACCTGCAGGGCGAGTTCGGGCTCACCTATGTCTTCATCGCGCACGACCTGTCGGTGGTCCGGCACATCAGCGACCGGGTCGCGGTGATGTACCTCGGCAAGATCGTCGAACTCGCGGATCGGGACACGCTCTACGCCGCGCCGCAGCACCCCTATACGAAAGCGCTGCTCTCGGCGGTGCCGACGCCGGATCCCCGGCGCAAGGGGACCAATCAGCCGGAGCGGATCCGGCTCACCGGCGATGTGCCGAGCCCGATCAACCCGCCGTCGGGGTGCCGCTTCCGGACCCGCTGCTGGAAGGCCCAGGAGGTCTGCGCGACGACCGAGCCGGTGCTGACGCCGACCTCGGCCGCCCAGGCCGTGGCCTGTCACTTCCCGGAGTAGCCCCTGCTCAACGCACAAGATCGTCGCAACTCTTGAAGAGTTGTGCTTAAGGCCTGGCGGCCTGAAGCGACAACTCTTCAAGAGTTGCGACGATCTTGGTCAGCCTTCGGGGCGGTGCAGGATGGCCACTGCCACGTCGTGGACGGCGTCCAGGTCGGCCGGGTCCTTGAGGGGGACCCGGACCACCGAATACCACTCCTCGGCGCCCTTGTACTGCACGCTCACCACGGCATCCGCCCCCTCGACGTCGGTCTTGAGGGTCAGTTCACCGGTCACGACCCCCACCTCGACGGTCATCACGCCGCCGGGTGGGGGAAGGATGTCAGTTATGCGCATGTTCCAAGCATGTCACTCAAAGCTGCCTTTTCGGGCGCAGTGATGTTCAGCTTGTAGAACGTCTTCACCGTGATCCAGTCCTGGGCGTAGGTGCACCAGGCGTCCTTGGACGGCGGCTTCCACGTGTCGGGGGCCTGGTCGCCCTTGGACCGGTTGCTCGCCGCCGAGACCGCGAAGAGCTGCGGGCGGGTCAGGTCGTTGGCGAAGTCGCCGCGCTGCTCGGTCGTCCACGCGTTGGCACCTGAACGCCACGCGTTGGCGAGCGGCACCATGTGGTCGATGTCGATCTTCAGCGGCTCGCTGGTGGTGAGCCCGTCGTACCAGCTCGACCAGGTGCCGCCGGTGACGTTGCAGCCGGTCTTCTTGATGGCCTTGCCGTCGCGCTCCAGGACCGTGTCGCGCACGTCGCAGTTGGAGCCGGCGCTGCGCCAGTGCGGGAACTTCTCCCGGGTGTAACCGGTCATCGCCTCGGCGGAGGCGACATTCAGCTTGGCGAGGGCGGTCTTGGCAGAGGCGGCGCTGCCGCTCTTGGGGGGTGCGGCGTTGCCCGTCTTCTTCGCCGAAGGCGACGAAGCGTCGGGAAGTGTGGTGCCGTCGCAGCCAGCGGCGAGGGCGGCGAGCATGATGAGAGCCGCGACCATGCGCGGACTGCGGGGGAGGGACACGCTGTCACTGTGCATGGCAAGTCAAGAGGAGGGCAAGCTCAGAGTGATTGTGGGCGTTTCACCCCCAAAGCAGGCGATCGGCCAGGCAGATTTGACGACATGGTGACCGAGACGGCCCCTGGCCTGCGGTTGGGCACCGCCCGAGGGCGGGGGACCCTCGTCGCGGCGGTTCTCGCCAGCGGCATGGCATTCCTCGACTCGACCGTGGTCAACGTCGCCCTGCCCAAACTCGGCGAGGACCTGCACGCCGAGATGTCCGGCCTCCAGTGGGTCGTCAACGGATACACGCTGACCCTCGCCGCCTTCGTGCTGCTCGGCGGGGCGCTCGGTGACCGCTTCGGCCGCCGCCGGGTCTTCCTCATCGGCGTCGTCTGGTTTGCTCTCGCCTCCGTGGCCTGCGGGTTTGCGCCCTCCATCGAGCTGCTCGTCTTCGCCCGCATCGTCCAGGGCGTCGGCGCCGCGCTGCTCGTCCCGGGGTCGCTCGCCATGATTCAGGCCTCCTTCGACCCCGCCGAACGGGGAAGGGCGATCGGTGCCTGGTCGGGACTCTCCGGTGTCTCCACCGCCGTCGGGCCCTTCATCGGCGGGTGGCTGATCGACTCGCTGAGCTGGCGGTGGATCTTCTTCATCAACATCCCGCTCGCGGTCGGCGTCGTGCTCTGCGCCCATTGGATCCCGGAGAGCCGCAGTCTCGCCGCTCGCAACACCCGCTTCGACATCGCCGGGTCCATGCTCGGCGCGCTCGGACTGGCCGGGATCACCTACGCACTGATCGCCGCACCCGAGCACGGCCTCGGCAGCTTCACCGTGCTGCTGCCCTTCCTCGTCGGGATCGCCTGCCTCATCAGCTTCGTGCAGGTCGAGAAGCGGCGCGGCGAGCCGGGCGTCGGCCACGCCGACCGCGACGGCCGGCCCCGGCGGCCGGCGATGCTGCCGCCCTCGCTCTTCACGTCCCGGGTCTTCACGCTGCTCAACATCTACACGCTCTTCGTCTACGGCGCGTTCGGCGGGATCTTCTTCTTCCTCGTCATCCAGCTCCAGTCGGTCTCCGGATACTCCGCGCTGGAGGCGGGCATCGCGACGCTGCCGATCACCCTGCTGCTGCTCATCGGATCCGCCCAGAGCGGTGCTCTCGCCACTCGGATCGGGCCGCGACCCCAGCTCGTCCTCGGTCCGCTGCTCTGCGCTGCGGGCGCGCTGCTGCTGCATCTCGTCGGACCCGAGGCCGACTACATCACCCGGGTCCTGCCGGGGGTGCTGCTCTTCGGGCTCGGGCTGATGGCTCTCGTCGCGCCGCTCACCTCCGCGGTGCTCGCCGCGGTCGAGGACGAGCACGCGGGTGTGGCGAGCGGGGTCAACAACACCGCGGCCAGGGCCGCCTCACTGCTCGCGGTCGCCGCACTGCCGCTGCTGGTCGGGCTCTCCGGCGCGGCGTACGCCAACCCGGTCGCCTTCGACCACGGCTTCAACCAGGCGCTGTGGTGGTGTGCGGGGCTGCTGGTCGTCGGCGGGGTGCTGGCACTGCTGGTCCGCGTGCCCGGAGCAGGCGAACGCCCCCGTCGAGGCCAGGACTGACCGCTTCCCGGTCGTGCCCCGGTGCGGGCTCGGCGGTGATCGGCGCGGGCTCGGCGGTGATCGCGCACATTTCGGGAAACTGCCCCTACCAACGTGCTTGATCGTGCTGTTTCCCGGAAGCAATCCCTACCGAGGCGCTCCGAGGGGACTACTTCCGGGAAGCAGCACGATCTTGCGTGCCGACTCGGTGTCATGCGCTGAGCACCCACGCCGGTTTGCAGCAAAGCGTGCCCTCGCCGAGCGAAATGGGCACGCTTTGCTGCAAAACGTGGCTCTAGCGGTTGACCGCGCTCGCCACTGCCTTCAGGGACGCGGTGATGATGCTGGCGTCGATGCCGACACCCCAGCGGGTTTCGCCGTCGACGTCGCACTCGACATACGCAGCCGCCTGGGCATCGCCACCGGCAGTGAGCGCGTGCTCGGCGTAGTCCAGCACCCGCACCGTGACACCCCGGTCGGCCAGCGCATGCGTGAACGCGTCGATCGGGCCGTTGCCGACACCCGAGAGCTGACACTCGGCGCCCTCGATGATCGCGTCGGCCGTGATCTCGACCTTGCCGTCCACAGTGGAGATCGAGTATCCGCTCACCGAGAAGCGCTGCTCCGACAGGTACTCCGTCTTGAAGATCTGCCACATGCGGGCCGCGTCGACCTCGCCACCGGCGTCGTCGGTGTGCCGCTGGATCACCGCGGAGAACTCGATCTGCATCCGGCGCGGCAGGTCGAGCTGGTGCTCGGCCTTCATGATGTAGGCGACGCCGCCCTTGCCGGACTGCGAGTTGACCCGGATCACGGCCTCGTAGGTGCGGCCCAGATCCTTCGGGTCGATCGGCAGGTAGGGGACGGCCCAGAAGCCCTCGGCGGGCTGGGCGTCGAGGCCCTTCTTGATCGCGTCCTGGTGGCTGCCGGAGAAGGCCGTGTAGACCAGGTCGCCCGCGTAGGGGTGGCGCTCGTGCACCGGCAGCTGGTTGCAGTATTCGACGGTCCGCTTGATCTCGTCGATCCCGTGGAAATTGATCTCCGGGTCGATGCCCTGGCTGAACAGGTTGAGCCCCAGCGTGATCAGGTCGACGTTGCCGGTGCGCTCGCCGTTGCCGAACAGGCAGCCCTCGATGCGGTCGGCACCGGCCAGCAGGGCCAGCTCGGACGCGGCGACCGCGGTGCCCCGGTCGTTGTGCGGGTGCACGCTCAGCACGACACTGTCGCGACGCGGCAGGTGGCGGTGCATCCACTCGATCGAGTCGGCGTAGACGTTGGGCATCGCCGCCTCGACGGTGGCGGGCAGGTTGATGACGATCGGCCGGTCGACGGTCGGGTTGATCGCCTCGATGACGGCCGAGCAGACCTCCAACGCGTACTCCAGCTCGGTGCCGGTGTAGGACTCGGGCGAATACTCGTAGTAGATCTCGGTGTCGGGGGTGTGGATCTCCGCGTACTTCTGGCAGAGGCGGGCACCGTCGACGGCGATCGCGGTGATCCCGGCCTTGTCCAGGCCGAACACGACCCGCCGCTGCAGCACCGAGGTCGAGTTGTAGAAGTGCACGATCGCCCGCTTGGCGCCCCGCAGGCTCTGGTAG
It contains:
- a CDS encoding ABC transporter ATP-binding protein — its product is MAFLDVRDLRVHFETDDGVVRSVDGLSFSLERGKTLGIVGESGSGKSVTSLGIMGLHKGRSRSRISGQIILDGEDLVAADPDHVRTLRGQKMAMIFQDPLSAMHPYFTIGAQIVEAYRTHNQVSKAVARKRAVEMLDRVGIPQPDKRVDNYPHEFSGGMRQRAMIAMSLVNNPQLLIADEPTTALDVTVQAQILDLIRDLQQEFGSAVIVITHDLGVVAELADDILVMYGGRAIEYGTAVDVFEAPQHPYTWGLLGSMPRLDRELRERLTPIKGTPPSLINLPSGCAFSPRCPYTRDDCTTISPLLPTQGAHRVACHLPTAQRAAIFADSVAPAL
- a CDS encoding ABC transporter ATP-binding protein — encoded protein: MTENLLEVTGVRKHFPIKKGLFGGSKGAVRAVDGLDFTVRRGETLGLVGESGCGKSTTGRLLTRILEPTDGRIVFDGRDVSHASNGQLRPFRRDVQMIFQDPYSSLNPRHTVGAIISAPLRIQGTTKSGQETKREVQRLLEIVGLNPEHVNRYPHEFSGGQRQRIGIARALALRPKLIVCDEPVSALDVSIQAQVVNLLDDLQGEFGLTYVFIAHDLSVVRHISDRVAVMYLGKIVELADRDTLYAAPQHPYTKALLSAVPTPDPRRKGTNQPERIRLTGDVPSPINPPSGCRFRTRCWKAQEVCATTEPVLTPTSAAQAVACHFPE
- a CDS encoding HNH endonuclease family protein; this encodes MVAALIMLAALAAGCDGTTLPDASSPSAKKTGNAAPPKSGSAASAKTALAKLNVASAEAMTGYTREKFPHWRSAGSNCDVRDTVLERDGKAIKKTGCNVTGGTWSSWYDGLTTSEPLKIDIDHMVPLANAWRSGANAWTTEQRGDFANDLTRPQLFAVSAASNRSKGDQAPDTWKPPSKDAWCTYAQDWITVKTFYKLNITAPEKAALSDMLGTCA
- a CDS encoding MFS transporter; translation: MVTETAPGLRLGTARGRGTLVAAVLASGMAFLDSTVVNVALPKLGEDLHAEMSGLQWVVNGYTLTLAAFVLLGGALGDRFGRRRVFLIGVVWFALASVACGFAPSIELLVFARIVQGVGAALLVPGSLAMIQASFDPAERGRAIGAWSGLSGVSTAVGPFIGGWLIDSLSWRWIFFINIPLAVGVVLCAHWIPESRSLAARNTRFDIAGSMLGALGLAGITYALIAAPEHGLGSFTVLLPFLVGIACLISFVQVEKRRGEPGVGHADRDGRPRRPAMLPPSLFTSRVFTLLNIYTLFVYGAFGGIFFFLVIQLQSVSGYSALEAGIATLPITLLLLIGSAQSGALATRIGPRPQLVLGPLLCAAGALLLHLVGPEADYITRVLPGVLLFGLGLMALVAPLTSAVLAAVEDEHAGVASGVNNTAARAASLLAVAALPLLVGLSGAAYANPVAFDHGFNQALWWCAGLLVVGGVLALLVRVPGAGERPRRGQD
- the leuA gene encoding 2-isopropylmalate synthase, which produces MSVTSAQDPIATQRPSTMPYQRYQPFHDQIRVELPDRTWPTKRVERAPRWCAVDLRDGNQALIDPMSPERKLRMFQLLVSMGYKEIEVGFPAASQTDFDFVRQLIEGDLIPDDVTIQVLVQCREHLIERTYQSLRGAKRAIVHFYNSTSVLQRRVVFGLDKAGITAIAVDGARLCQKYAEIHTPDTEIYYEYSPESYTGTELEYALEVCSAVIEAINPTVDRPIVINLPATVEAAMPNVYADSIEWMHRHLPRRDSVVLSVHPHNDRGTAVAASELALLAGADRIEGCLFGNGERTGNVDLITLGLNLFSQGIDPEINFHGIDEIKRTVEYCNQLPVHERHPYAGDLVYTAFSGSHQDAIKKGLDAQPAEGFWAVPYLPIDPKDLGRTYEAVIRVNSQSGKGGVAYIMKAEHQLDLPRRMQIEFSAVIQRHTDDAGGEVDAARMWQIFKTEYLSEQRFSVSGYSISTVDGKVEITADAIIEGAECQLSGVGNGPIDAFTHALADRGVTVRVLDYAEHALTAGGDAQAAAYVECDVDGETRWGVGIDASIITASLKAVASAVNR